In Deltaproteobacteria bacterium, the genomic stretch CTTTTGCTGGCCTATAAGACCAGGGAACAAATCCAGGATAAGACCGATTTATTCGCCCGGATAGAGGATGCCGCCCTGGCCCGTTATACCTCGGGCATGGCCCCCCAACAGGAAGTGCTCATGGCCCAGACCGAAAAATACATGCTCCTCGAAAAAGACGAGATGATCAGTCAGAAAATCCAGGCGGCCGAGGGCATGCTGAATTCCACCCTGGGCAGAGAGGTCCAGTCTCCCTTGGGACGTCCCCAGGTCCCGGCCTATAGCCCTTATCCCTACCGGCTTGACGAGCTTCTCAAAATGGCCAGGGATCATTCTCCGGAAATCCAGTCCAGGGAAAAGATGATCAAAGGGGCCGAGGCCAAGGTCCGGATGGCTGAAAAAGAATATTACCCGGATTTCACTCTGGGGGCCAATCTCTTTAAAAGAAGCGGGTCCTTTGAAGATATGTGGAGTCTGACGGCCCAGATCAACATCCCTCTTTTTTATGAACAAAAGCAAAAACAGGGGGTCCTCGAAGCTAAGTCCGCCCTCTCTCAAGGCAAGCAGGAGCTCCTGGCTACCCAGAATATGCTGGCTTCCAATCTGAGGGATAATTACTCCATGATTAAATCGGCCGAGCGGTTAATGGAACTTTATAAGGAAGGTCTGATCCCTAAGACCATCCAGGATTTTCAATTAGCCCTGTCGGGATATACGGTCGGCCAGGTGGAGGCCATTACCGTTATCTCCAGACTGAAGGCCTTGCTGGATTTTGAGCTGTTATACTGGGGGCAATTTGCGGAAAGGGAAAAGGCCGTGGCCCGGATCGAAGCGATTGCCGGGATCATGGC encodes the following:
- a CDS encoding TolC family protein — its product is MRFFFNRTILFFLFFFCGAIAEASELNLQDLIQDAVKNNPEIQAAQAGVDAARFKIPQAGALPDPMVMAGYQNEGYNSYTFGDAPDAQWMFSVSQMFPFWGKRALKGEMATRDAESLKASSKNILLKTITRVKELYFDLLLAYKTREQIQDKTDLFARIEDAALARYTSGMAPQQEVLMAQTEKYMLLEKDEMISQKIQAAEGMLNSTLGREVQSPLGRPQVPAYSPYPYRLDELLKMARDHSPEIQSREKMIKGAEAKVRMAEKEYYPDFTLGANLFKRSGSFEDMWSLTAQINIPLFYEQKQKQGVLEAKSALSQGKQELLATQNMLASNLRDNYSMIKSAERLMELYKEGLIPKTIQDFQLALSGYTVGQVEAITVISRLKALLDFELLYWGQFAEREKAVARIEAIAGIMA